Proteins co-encoded in one Halorussus salinus genomic window:
- a CDS encoding succinylglutamate desuccinylase/aspartoacylase family protein, translating into MTGSEADPDAFTYNGGIVEPGETQNVRYGISETYLGDPVRIPVTIVNGAEPGPTVFLSAAAHGDELNGIEVVREVAHGWNHDDLCGTLVCMPVLNVPGFLAQERYLPIYDRDLNRSFPGRQGSTSAKRMAHQIFRNFVAPCDIGLDFHTSTRGRTNMLHVRADTADPEVARLAKAFGSNVIISSEGPSGTLRREATDYGIPTITIEMGEAHRFQREFIDRGLEGVESVLSEYGAHRTESVKWPGWRTVIDDAKEKTWIRADAGGLVDMHHDRGSLVYEGDTICTITNPFKTDREPVEAPFTGLLVGVLENPVVYPGNPLCHMVELSAKTRKALKRERARSESVENTPTPASPSRR; encoded by the coding sequence ATGACCGGTTCGGAGGCTGACCCGGATGCGTTTACGTACAACGGCGGAATCGTCGAGCCGGGTGAGACCCAGAACGTGCGGTACGGCATCAGCGAGACGTATCTGGGCGACCCGGTTCGCATCCCCGTCACCATCGTCAACGGGGCCGAACCGGGACCGACGGTGTTCCTCTCGGCCGCGGCCCACGGCGACGAACTCAACGGCATCGAAGTGGTCCGAGAGGTCGCTCACGGCTGGAACCACGACGACCTCTGTGGCACGCTGGTCTGTATGCCCGTCCTGAACGTCCCCGGCTTTCTCGCACAGGAGCGTTACCTCCCTATCTACGACCGGGACCTCAACCGGTCGTTCCCCGGTCGGCAGGGTTCGACCAGCGCGAAGCGGATGGCCCACCAGATATTCCGGAACTTCGTCGCGCCCTGCGACATCGGGTTGGATTTTCATACGTCCACGCGCGGGCGCACGAACATGTTGCACGTCCGCGCGGACACGGCCGACCCCGAGGTCGCCAGACTCGCCAAGGCGTTCGGCTCGAACGTCATCATCTCGTCGGAGGGACCCTCGGGCACCCTCCGCCGCGAGGCGACCGACTACGGCATCCCGACCATCACCATCGAGATGGGCGAGGCCCACCGGTTCCAGCGGGAGTTCATCGACCGCGGACTCGAAGGCGTCGAGAGCGTCCTCTCGGAGTACGGTGCCCACCGTACCGAGTCGGTGAAGTGGCCGGGCTGGCGGACCGTCATCGACGACGCCAAGGAGAAGACGTGGATTCGGGCCGACGCGGGCGGTCTGGTCGATATGCACCACGACCGCGGGTCGCTGGTCTACGAGGGTGACACCATCTGCACCATCACCAACCCGTTCAAGACCGACCGAGAGCCGGTCGAAGCGCCGTTCACCGGCTTGCTGGTCGGCGTCTTGGAGAACCCGGTCGTCTATCCGGGCAACCCGCTCTGTCACATGGTCGAACTCTCGGCGAAGACCCGCAAGGCGCTCAAGCGCGAGCGCGCCCGGAGCGAGTCCGTCGAGAACACGCCGACGCCAGCGAGTCCGAGTCGGCGGTGA
- a CDS encoding ATP-grasp domain-containing protein — MTADGSGVRVGVLSLHNSKETKAILNAIEDLGHEPFWLREENTAIKLEDGSVELEPDVDAVANRLLLSNTEQPSEAVGLAKIYDSVLPVLNDPSSVMTAIHKFSTATALADAGIPVPDALMALSNDRLNDGRDDFGDEAVYKTAIGTHGGGTWKVGPDELVNPRVGDRQAFLQELIERDDTRHRDLRVYVVGDRIVGAMNRYAPENDWRTNVALGGDVEDASDNLPREVADIAREASEVIGLDYAGVDLIEGHDGWYVLEVNPTAGFKGLYKATGKSAAPYIAQLAIERAGGTVDEGKVRDLSATLDDSVPACKPMPKETGSGEPIVIGYTEEVILSGTSGSETVLAKSDTGATRTSIDTKLAAQIGAGPIKSIAKVKSGSSKSSRSRPVVDVVVGVGGNRHTVTASIEDRGHMEYPVLLGRDILKHYQVNVQKRVNSEEETEEEE, encoded by the coding sequence ATGACTGCTGACGGTTCAGGTGTGCGGGTCGGTGTACTCAGTCTTCACAACAGCAAAGAAACCAAGGCGATTCTGAACGCTATCGAGGACCTCGGTCACGAACCGTTCTGGCTTCGCGAGGAGAACACGGCCATCAAACTCGAAGACGGGTCGGTCGAACTCGAACCCGACGTGGACGCGGTGGCGAATCGGCTGTTGCTCTCGAACACCGAACAGCCCTCGGAGGCCGTCGGTCTCGCGAAGATATACGACTCGGTGTTGCCCGTTCTCAACGACCCGAGTTCGGTGATGACCGCCATCCACAAATTCTCTACCGCGACTGCACTGGCCGACGCGGGGATTCCGGTCCCCGACGCGCTGATGGCGCTGTCGAACGACCGCCTCAACGACGGCCGGGACGACTTCGGCGACGAGGCCGTCTACAAGACCGCGATCGGGACCCACGGCGGCGGGACGTGGAAGGTCGGGCCGGACGAACTCGTCAACCCTCGGGTCGGCGACCGCCAAGCCTTCCTGCAGGAACTCATCGAGCGCGACGACACCCGCCACCGCGACCTGCGCGTGTACGTGGTCGGCGACCGCATCGTCGGCGCGATGAACCGCTACGCGCCCGAGAACGACTGGCGGACGAACGTGGCGTTGGGCGGCGACGTGGAGGACGCATCCGACAACCTCCCGCGCGAGGTGGCGGACATCGCCCGCGAGGCCTCGGAAGTCATCGGCCTCGACTACGCGGGCGTGGACCTCATCGAGGGCCACGACGGCTGGTACGTCCTCGAAGTCAACCCGACTGCGGGCTTCAAGGGACTCTACAAAGCGACCGGCAAGAGCGCCGCGCCCTACATCGCCCAACTCGCCATCGAGCGCGCTGGCGGCACGGTAGACGAAGGCAAAGTGCGGGACCTGTCGGCCACGCTGGACGACTCGGTGCCCGCCTGTAAACCGATGCCCAAGGAGACGGGGTCGGGCGAACCCATCGTCATCGGCTACACCGAGGAGGTCATCCTCAGCGGGACCAGCGGCTCGGAGACGGTCCTCGCCAAGTCCGACACGGGCGCGACTCGGACCAGCATCGACACCAAACTCGCGGCTCAAATCGGTGCCGGACCCATCAAGTCCATCGCCAAGGTCAAGTCGGGGTCCAGCAAGTCGAGTCGCTCCCGGCCGGTCGTGGACGTGGTAGTCGGCGTCGGCGGCAACCGACACACCGTGACCGCGAGCATCGAGGACCGCGGCCACATGGAGTACCCGGTCCTGCTAGGTCGTGACATCCTGAAACACTATCAGGTCAACGTCCAGAAGCGCGTGAACTCCGAGGAGGAGACCGAAGAAGAGGAGTAA